From Quadrisphaera sp. DSM 44207, the proteins below share one genomic window:
- a CDS encoding UvrD-helicase domain-containing protein, whose protein sequence is MSAPPAALCSAADVAAALGQHRPTPEQAAVVEAPLAPLLVVAGAGSGKTETMAARVVWLVANGLVAPDRVLGLTFTRRAAGELAERVRARLTALHRAGLGPPPGGADGGDGAGGGGAGEPTVATYHAYAASVLADHGLRVGLEPGARLLGEAAAHQLATEVVAGWDDLGGVTRSPASVVDAVLSLAAQCAEHLVDPRDLDAHLRDLAERVRDLPGKPVAAVRRALAALEERRLLVPLVERYAERKRELEVLDHGDQVALAARAAVRAPEAGAHERARFGVVLLDEHQDTSHAQLVLLRALFGGGHPVTAVGDPHQAVYGWRGASAGGLEAFPAHFPAPDGSPARVLALSTSWRNDVAVLDAANRLAAPLRAGSSLDVPLLAARPGAGPGRVAVRVAETAAEEAELVADAVARVWSEDAAAGREHRSTAVLCRRRSQFDLLEEALRARGLPVEVVGLGGLLSRPEVVDVVAALRAAHDPGRGDALLRLLTGARWRLGPRDLAALAAWARERRATGATSGGAGVAGVAGVAGGVADAVAGGVAELAEAASLVEALDALPDPGWTGPGGHGLSDAARPRLLEVAGVLRRLRAASGLPLPDLVAEAERALLLDVELAARPGVPAAAARAHLEAFCDVAASFAQAVDRPSLGAFLAWLAAAETRERGLALAEDGEADRSAEAGATPSRTAVQLLTVHAAKGLEWDVVAVPGLVEKGFPACGTTSSSWLGDPGSLPHALRGDAASLPVLGWEDAADQGEAGRRHAAFLAACGEHELAEERRLAYVAATRARSRLLLTGAWWGAGSTRREPSRFLREALGAAPGTTEGEPRGELPDAPAEADNPALRTRRTASWPADPVADRRPVLEAAATAVRAAAAALDGAAPGGAAPGGAGPVASAPASPWSLEVDQLLAERAAVRAGGPAAVPLPAHLSASRLVQLAHDPEAFALAVRRPLPVEPRAATRRGTRFHAWLEQRFRAEALVDLPDVPGADEDEPADDADLPRLQEAFLASEWAERTPVAVEVALETPLAGLVVRCRVDVVDWKTGPPPTGQRARAAAVQLAVYRLAWSRLSGLPLERVGAAFFSASTGRTVRPVDLLDEAGLEALVAQASAPSHDMTRAFRPVLECR, encoded by the coding sequence GTGAGCGCACCACCGGCGGCGCTCTGCAGCGCCGCGGACGTCGCCGCCGCCCTGGGGCAGCACCGCCCCACCCCCGAGCAGGCGGCCGTGGTGGAGGCCCCGCTCGCCCCGCTGCTCGTCGTCGCGGGCGCGGGCTCGGGCAAGACCGAGACCATGGCCGCGCGGGTGGTCTGGCTCGTCGCGAACGGTCTCGTCGCCCCCGACCGGGTGCTCGGCCTGACCTTCACGCGCCGGGCCGCGGGCGAGCTGGCCGAGCGCGTGCGCGCCCGGCTGACCGCGCTGCACCGGGCCGGGCTCGGGCCGCCCCCCGGCGGCGCGGACGGCGGGGACGGCGCGGGCGGCGGCGGGGCCGGGGAGCCGACCGTCGCCACGTACCACGCCTACGCGGCGTCCGTGCTCGCCGACCACGGGCTGCGCGTCGGCCTCGAGCCGGGCGCGCGCCTGCTGGGGGAGGCCGCCGCCCACCAGCTGGCCACCGAGGTCGTCGCGGGCTGGGACGACCTGGGCGGGGTCACCCGGTCCCCGGCCTCGGTGGTCGACGCCGTCCTGTCCCTGGCCGCGCAGTGCGCGGAGCACCTGGTCGACCCGCGCGACCTCGACGCGCACCTGCGCGACCTCGCCGAGCGCGTGCGCGACCTGCCGGGGAAGCCGGTCGCCGCCGTGCGCAGGGCGCTCGCCGCGCTGGAGGAGCGCCGCCTGCTCGTGCCGCTGGTGGAGCGCTACGCCGAGCGCAAGCGCGAGCTGGAGGTGCTCGACCACGGCGACCAGGTCGCCCTCGCGGCGCGCGCCGCCGTGCGCGCACCGGAGGCGGGGGCGCACGAGCGGGCGCGCTTCGGCGTGGTGCTCCTCGACGAGCACCAGGACACCTCCCACGCCCAGCTCGTCCTCCTGCGCGCGCTCTTCGGCGGCGGGCACCCCGTCACGGCGGTGGGCGACCCGCACCAGGCGGTCTACGGGTGGCGCGGCGCGAGCGCCGGCGGCCTGGAGGCCTTCCCGGCGCACTTCCCCGCGCCGGACGGCTCGCCGGCGCGGGTGCTGGCGCTGTCGACGAGCTGGCGCAACGACGTCGCCGTGCTGGACGCCGCCAACCGCCTCGCGGCGCCGCTGCGCGCCGGCTCGAGCCTGGACGTGCCGCTCCTGGCGGCACGCCCGGGTGCCGGCCCCGGGCGGGTGGCCGTGCGCGTCGCCGAGACCGCCGCCGAGGAGGCGGAGCTGGTCGCCGACGCCGTCGCCCGGGTCTGGTCCGAGGACGCCGCCGCCGGCCGGGAGCACCGCAGCACGGCCGTGCTGTGCCGGCGCCGGTCCCAGTTCGACCTGCTCGAGGAGGCCCTGCGCGCGCGGGGGCTGCCGGTCGAGGTCGTCGGGCTCGGGGGCCTGCTCTCCCGGCCCGAGGTCGTGGACGTCGTCGCCGCGCTGCGCGCCGCGCACGACCCGGGGCGCGGGGACGCGCTGCTGCGCCTGCTGACCGGGGCCCGCTGGCGCCTGGGGCCGCGCGACCTCGCGGCGCTCGCGGCGTGGGCGCGCGAGCGCCGCGCCACGGGCGCCACGAGCGGCGGGGCCGGCGTGGCCGGCGTGGCCGGCGTGGCCGGTGGCGTCGCCGATGCCGTCGCCGGTGGCGTGGCGGAGCTCGCCGAGGCGGCGAGCCTCGTCGAGGCCCTCGACGCGCTGCCCGACCCCGGCTGGACCGGCCCCGGCGGGCACGGGCTCTCGGACGCCGCCCGCCCGCGCCTGCTCGAGGTCGCCGGGGTGCTGCGCCGGCTGCGCGCCGCCTCGGGGCTGCCCCTGCCGGACCTCGTCGCCGAGGCCGAGCGCGCCCTGCTGCTCGACGTCGAGCTCGCCGCGCGCCCGGGGGTGCCCGCGGCCGCGGCGCGCGCCCACCTGGAGGCGTTCTGCGACGTCGCCGCGTCCTTCGCGCAGGCCGTCGACCGGCCCTCCCTGGGGGCCTTCCTCGCCTGGCTGGCCGCCGCGGAGACCCGCGAGCGCGGTCTCGCGCTCGCCGAGGACGGCGAGGCGGACCGCTCGGCCGAGGCGGGCGCCACCCCCAGCCGCACCGCGGTGCAGCTGCTGACCGTGCACGCCGCCAAGGGCCTGGAGTGGGACGTCGTGGCCGTGCCCGGGCTGGTCGAGAAGGGCTTCCCGGCCTGCGGGACGACGTCCTCGAGCTGGCTCGGCGACCCGGGCTCCCTCCCGCACGCGCTGCGCGGGGACGCCGCCTCGCTGCCGGTGCTGGGCTGGGAGGACGCCGCCGACCAGGGCGAGGCCGGGCGCCGCCACGCCGCCTTCCTGGCCGCGTGCGGCGAGCACGAGCTCGCCGAGGAGCGCCGCCTGGCGTACGTGGCGGCGACGCGGGCGCGCAGCCGGCTGCTGCTGACCGGCGCCTGGTGGGGCGCGGGCAGCACGCGGCGGGAGCCGTCGCGGTTCCTGCGCGAGGCGCTCGGCGCCGCGCCCGGGACGACGGAGGGAGAGCCGCGGGGGGAGCTGCCGGACGCACCCGCCGAGGCCGACAACCCGGCGCTGCGCACCCGGCGCACCGCGAGCTGGCCCGCCGACCCCGTCGCGGACCGCCGGCCGGTCCTGGAGGCGGCCGCGACGGCGGTGCGCGCCGCCGCCGCGGCCCTCGACGGCGCGGCCCCGGGCGGCGCGGCCCCGGGCGGCGCCGGCCCTGTCGCGTCGGCTCCCGCGTCGCCGTGGTCCCTGGAGGTCGACCAGCTGCTGGCCGAGCGCGCCGCCGTGCGCGCCGGGGGCCCCGCGGCGGTGCCGCTGCCCGCGCACCTGTCGGCGTCCCGGCTGGTGCAGCTCGCGCACGACCCGGAGGCCTTCGCCCTGGCCGTGCGGCGCCCGCTGCCCGTCGAGCCGCGCGCGGCCACCCGCCGCGGCACGCGCTTCCACGCCTGGCTGGAGCAGCGGTTCCGCGCGGAGGCGCTCGTGGACCTGCCCGACGTGCCGGGCGCGGACGAGGACGAGCCGGCCGACGACGCCGACCTGCCGCGGCTGCAGGAGGCGTTCCTCGCCTCGGAGTGGGCCGAGCGCACGCCCGTGGCGGTGGAGGTCGCCCTCGAGACGCCCCTGGCGGGGCTCGTCGTGCGCTGCCGGGTGGACGTCGTGGACTGGAAGACCGGCCCGCCGCCGACGGGGCAGCGGGCGCGGGCAGCGGCGGTGCAGCTGGCGGTCTACCGCCTGGCGTGGTCCCGGCTGTCCGGCCTGCCGCTGGAGCGGGTCGGGGCCGCGTTCTTCTCCGCCTCCACCGGGCGCACGGTGCGCCCGGTGGACCTGCTCGACGAGGCCGGGCTGGAGGCCCTGGTCGCGCAGGCCTCGGCGCCGAGCCATGACATGACAAGAGCCTTTCGTCCTGTCTTGGAGTGCCGATGA
- a CDS encoding ABC transporter ATP-binding protein: MSRLDLEAVTYSYDGCLDVIKDVSFSIGEGTVVGLIGPNGSGKSTLIKNIFDLLRLQSGYITVDGHEHASPAAKSRGMYLASNDYLPEFLSAHEYVALLGKLYGVGVDHPQARDLFKKFSMEGRYDDLIGDYSHGMRKKTQLVSALLLRRGLTVIDETLNGIDLEALHLVEKELRRLREDGASILLCTHDFSLLERLADRILFLDLGHLVYDGSIDGFTAGHGSLATAVFDHLESDVR; this comes from the coding sequence GTGTCTCGACTAGATCTCGAAGCTGTTACGTACTCGTACGACGGTTGTCTCGACGTCATCAAGGACGTCTCCTTCTCGATCGGTGAAGGAACGGTCGTCGGTCTCATCGGTCCCAACGGCTCCGGCAAATCGACTCTGATCAAGAACATTTTCGACCTCCTCCGCCTGCAGTCGGGCTACATCACCGTTGACGGGCACGAACATGCTTCGCCTGCAGCGAAGTCGCGAGGCATGTACTTGGCGAGCAACGACTACCTGCCGGAATTCCTCAGCGCTCACGAGTACGTGGCGCTCCTGGGAAAGCTGTACGGCGTCGGGGTTGACCATCCTCAGGCGCGGGACCTCTTCAAGAAGTTCTCCATGGAAGGTCGCTACGACGACCTCATCGGGGACTACTCCCACGGCATGCGCAAGAAGACCCAGTTGGTCTCCGCGCTGCTCCTGCGCCGAGGGCTCACCGTCATCGACGAAACCCTCAACGGGATCGACCTCGAGGCGCTGCACCTGGTCGAGAAAGAGCTTCGGCGCCTTCGTGAGGACGGCGCGTCCATCCTGCTCTGCACGCACGACTTCTCGCTCCTCGAGCGGCTCGCCGACCGCATCCTTTTCCTCGACCTCGGTCACCTGGTGTATGACGGGTCGATCGATGGTTTCACCGCCGGACACGGTTCATTGGCGACGGCGGTGTTCGACCACCTCGAGTCCGACGTCCGATGA